One segment of Brassica napus cultivar Da-Ae chromosome C3, Da-Ae, whole genome shotgun sequence DNA contains the following:
- the LOC106385466 gene encoding zinc finger protein 8-like, whose amino-acid sequence MEETNGRRETHDFMNVNVESFSQLPFIRCTPPKDHKGSKIRLFGQELLKHNPQQEDFPADSCEITTTKIKDESSSVNVKEKEKDKRNNRGFECHYCFRKFPTSQALGGHQNAHKRERQHAKRGSMTSYLNQHPEPHYVYGFLNNHHSLHYPSWTTEARFYGGGGGVQQTPSYYSGTLLPPPSSSIPPTINGSPLGFWRGPPSTSTDAIHGVYSASPALAFRSHDQETREPTWPYKLRKPNVKDHVSLDLHL is encoded by the coding sequence ATGGAAGAAACCAATGGACGAAGAGAAACTCACGACTTCATGAACGTCAATGTTGAATCCTTTTCTCAGCTTCCGTTCATCCGCTGTACTCCTCCTAAAGATCATAAAGGCTCCAAGATTCGTCTCTTCGGCCAAGAGCTCCTCAAACATAACCCTCAACAAGAAGACTTCCCTGCAGATTCTTGTGAAATTACAACAACCAAGATCAAAGATGAGAGTAGCTCTGTGAATGtcaaggaaaaggaaaaagacaaaagaaacaaCAGGGGATTCGAGTGTCACTACTGTTTCAGAAAATTCCCAACTTCTCAAGCCCTAGGTGGACACCAAAACGCTCACAAACGCGAACGCCAACACGCCAAGCGCGGTTCCATGACCTCATATCTTAATCAGCATCCTGAGCCTCACTACGTCTACGGCTTCCTCAACAACCATCACAGCCTTCACTATCCCTCGTGGACGACAGAAGCTAGATTTtacggtggtggaggaggagtaCAACAGACGCCGTCGTATTACTCAGgcactcttcttcctcctccttcttcGTCTATCCCACCGACGATCAACGGAAGCCCTTTAGGTTTCTGGCGTGGACCGCCCTCCACGTCAACAGACGCTATTCATGGAGTTTACTCAGCTTCACCAGCTTTAGCGTTTAGGTCCCATGACCAAGAGACTAGGGAGCCGACTTGGCCCTACAAATTGAGGAAACCCAATGTGAAAGATCATGTGAGTCTCGATCTTCATCTTTGA